One Syngnathus acus chromosome 13, fSynAcu1.2, whole genome shotgun sequence genomic window carries:
- the rps25 gene encoding 40S ribosomal protein S25 codes for MPPKTDKKKDTGKSKKDKDPVNKSGGKAKKKKWSKGKVRDKLNNLILFDKATYEKLYKEVPNYKLITPAVVSERLKIRGSLARNALQELLAKGMIKLVSKHRAQLIYTRNTKGGDEEAAAEKA; via the exons ATG CCTCCCAAGACTGACAAGAAAAAGGACACTGGAAAGTCCAAGAAGGACAAGGACCCAGTTAACAAGTCTGGAGGCAAAGCCAAGAAAAAG AAGTGGTCCAAAGGAAAAGTGAGGGACAAGCTGAACAACCTGATCCTCTTCGACAAGGCCACCTACGAAAAGCTGTACAAAGAAGTTCCCAACTACAAGCTTATCACACCTGCCGTTGTGTCTGAGAGGCTGAAGATCCGTGGCTCCTTGGCCAGGAACGCCCTGCAGGAACTGCTTGCTAAAG GCATGATCAAGCTCGTGTCTAAACACAGAGCCCAGCTCATCTACACGCGTAACACCAAGGGCGGAGATGAGGAGGCAGCTGCTGAGAAAGCATAA
- the trappc4 gene encoding trafficking protein particle complex subunit 4 produces the protein MVIFSVYVVNKAGGLIYQYDNYVPRAEAEKTFSYPLDLVLKHHDEKVVVSFGQRDGIKVGHAVLSINGIDVMGKSTADGKDILEYLKDPSNYPVSIRFGRARLSSNEKLMLASMFHSLFAIGSQLSPEVGSSGIEMLETDVFKLHCFQTLTGIKFIVLADPRQAGIDALLRKIYEIYADFALKNPFYSLEMPIRCELFDQNLKGALEVAEKAGNFGAGS, from the exons ATGGTGATCTTCAGTGTGTATGTAGTCAACAAGGCTGGAGGTTTAATTTATCAATATGACAACTATGTGCCAAGAGCGGAGGCCGAAAAGACGTTTAGTTACCCTTTAGATTTGGTGCTTAAGCATCACGACGAGAAAGTGGTCGTGTCGTTTGGGCAAAGGGACGGAATCAAAG TGGGCCATGCAGTGCTCTCCATTAATGGGATTGATGTGATGGGAAAGAGTACAGCAGATGGGAAGGACATTCTGGAATACTTAAAAGATCCGTCCAACTATCCGGTGTCAATTCGATTCGGAAGGGCTCGACTCAGCTCCAATGAGAAACTTATGCTGGCCTCTATGTTCCATTC GTTGTTTGCTATCGGATCACAGCTGTCTCCAGAAGTTGGAAGTTCAGGGATTGAGATGCTGGAAACGGACGTGTTCAAACTCCATTGTTTCCAGACTCTTACAG GAATAAAATTCATAGTGCTGGCGGACCCGCGACAAGCCGGCATTGATGCTCTTTTGAGAAAAATATATGAGATTTATGCAGACTTTGCACTAAAGAATCCATTCTACTCACTGGAAATGCCTATCAG gtGTGAACTATTTGATCAGAACTTAAAAGGTGCACTGGAGGTTGCAGAGAAGGCTGGTAACTTTGGAGCTGGATCATGA
- the slc37a4a gene encoding glucose-6-phosphate exchanger SLC37A4a codes for MGRANYGYYRSTIFLAMFVGYTLYYFNRKTLSFVMPSLMQEIELDKDDLGMITSSQSLAYAISKFISGVLSDQISARWLFSIGLFLVGGINVVFSWSSTVAVFSALWFLNGLGQGFGWPPCGRVLRKWFEPSHFGTWWAILSCSMNLAGSLGPIIASVLAQSYSWRTILCMSGMIGVVLSFVCLLVIKNEPKDVGLPNLGVADKKSKGESSSNESTLSEFLLSPYLWLVSVSYLVVFGVKTACTDWGQLFLIQDKGQSTLMGSSYMSALELGGLIGSLAAGYFSDKAVAKQGIKMYGNPRHYVLILMMAGMFVSMYLFRVTVTPDSPKVWILFLGAGFGFSSYGPIALFGVIANESAPSNYCGTSHAIVALMANIGGFLSGLPFSTIAKHHGWETAFWVAEIFCGITAVCFFLLRNIRSKMGHVSKKSD; via the exons atggGTAGAGCAAATTATGGCTACTATAGGAGCACTATATTTTTGGCCATGTTTGTTGGCTACACACTTTACTACTTCAACAGAAAAACATTATCTTTTGTGATGCCTTCGCTGATGCAGGAAATTGAACTGGACAAGGATGATCTGG GCATGATAACCAGCAGTCAGTCTTTGGCCTACGCTATCAGTAAGTTCATCAGTGGAGTCCTTTCAGACCAGATCAGTGCCCGCTGGCTTTTCTCCATTGGATTGTTTTTGGTGGGAGGCATCAATGTGGTCTTTTCCTGGTCATCCACTGTGGCCGTGTTCTCTGCCCTATGGTTCCTCAACGGCTTGGGCCAGGGCTTCGGCTGGCCTCCCTGTGGCAGGGTGCTGCGCAAG TGGTTCGAGCCCTCTCACTTCGGAACATGGTGGGCAATCCTGTCATGCAGCATGAATCTGGCCGGCAGCTTGGGCCCGATTATCGCCTCAGTTCTGGCCCAGAGTTACAGCTGGAGGACCATCCTGTGCATGTCCGGAATGATCGGTGTCGTACTCTCCTTTGTTTGCCTGTTGGTAATCAAAAATGAACCCAAGGACGTGGGGTTACCTAATCTTGGAGTGGCAGACAAGAAGAGCAAAGGGG AGTCTTCTAGCAATGAGAGCACCCTGTCTGAGTTCTTGCTCTCACCTTACCTGTGGCTCGTTTCCGTGTCCTATCTGGTGGTTTTTGGGGTGAAGACAGCCTGCACCGACTGGGGACAGCTGTTTCTCATTCAGGACAAAGGACAGTCTACGCTAATGG GTAGCTCATACATGAGTGCGCTGGAGTTGGGAGGCCTTATAGGCAGCCTGGCAGCAGGTTATTTCTCTGACAAAGCTGTGGCCAAA CAAGGCATAAAAATGTACGGCAATCCTCGCCATTATGTCCTGATCCTTATGATGGCAGGCATGTTCGTGTCCATGTACCTGTTTAGAGTCACAGTCACTCCAGACAGCCCGAAg GTGTGGATACTCTTTTTGGGTGCTGGTTTTGGTTTCTCCTCCTATGGGCCAATAGCCTTGTTTGGTGTGATTGCCAATGAGAGCGCTCCGTCCAACTACTGTGGGACATCACATGCTATTGTGGCCCTCATGGCTAACA TCGGTGGCTTCCTCTCTGGGCTTCCATTCAGCACCATTGCCAAACATCATGGCTGGGAAACGGCCTTCTGGGTTGCAGAGATTTTCTGCGGCATCACAGCTGTCTGCTTCTTCCTGCTGCGTAACATCCGCTCTAAGATGGGTCACGTATCTAAGAAATCAGACTAA
- the cfap45 gene encoding cilia- and flagella-associated protein 45: MSETSSTSTLRRQHCYRTRAPSSQVDENLFGKTTQRSSHSASKVKDVPVQKQIGKTIQIVTKDLVRNLRVPCSDPSGQSIILPSADFKRITFRSKVLSKGEKEAIKETHKSRKENEMRAAEERKRQMFEADMCRQERQAVSEIELEAHERRQHLLERAKALRMEQEEEIRELNKAILGAQCQATRDAQIQEKKQIQKEMLEEERRLDAMMEAERRRLLERLEQIDEMRKHERISGKQQIFEQIQQRLEDKLVQEELKEQEKHQTREKQVKMNMEDLMSLQNKREEQQHLHQEVMRINTETLRAQELRREEEKMADMREMEYIRNKLQREAEYEAEQKRMKREKELEIARLRAQQERAKDHKADQDELRAKRNQEIADREWRRKEKELAAKKAQEEAMLRAARLEQVQRKEQLLSMEAGREKAEFERVLKVQQEASVRQKEEDKKQRQKALRHAEVIRQQVKELEQANIAKRKETFKEAERLSEEVRQRRKRISEIKQKKLKELKATGLSEKYCGEVERKAWLL; the protein is encoded by the exons ATG AGTGAGACCTCTTCCACTTCAACTTTGAGAAGACAACATTGCTATCGCACACGAGCCCCCTCATCCCAGGTGGATGAGAACCTGTTTGGAAAGACCACACAG aGGTCATCACATTCGGCCTCGAAGGTAAAGGATGTTCCAGTGCAGAAGCAGATCGGCAAGACTATCCAAATAGTCACCAAAGACCTTGTACGCAATCTCAG AGTCCCATGCAGTGACCCCTCTGGACAGTCCATCATTCTGCCATCAGCTGACTTTAAGCGGATCACCTTCAGATCCAAGGTTCTCTCCAAGGGGGAGAAGGAGGCCATAAAGGAGACACACAAGAGTAGAAAAGAGAATGAAATG CGGGCAGCTGAAGAAAGGAAGCGGCAGATGTTTGAGGCCGACATGTGCCGTCAGGAGAGGCAGGCTGTGAGTGAGATCGAACTGGAGGCTCACGAGCGAAGGCAGCATCTGCTGGAGCGAGCCAAGGCCCTGAGAatggagcaggaggaggagattCGAGAGCTCAACAAG GCGATTCTTGGCGCTCAGTGTCAAGCCACACGAGATGCCCAAATCCAGGAGAAGAAGCAGATTCAGAAGGAgatgctggaggaggagaggcgCCTAGATGCCATGATGGAAGCTGAACGCCGCAGGCTTCTGGAGAGGCTGGAGCAGATTGATGAAATGCGTAAGCATGAGAGGATCAG TGGGAAACAACAAATCTTTGAGCAGATCCAGCAGCGTCTGGAAGACAAGCTGGTACAAGAGGAGCTCAAAGAGCAGGAGAAACATCAGACCAGAGAGAAACAAGTCAAGATGAACATGGAGGATCTCATG TCCCTGCAGAACAAGAGGGAGGAACAGCAGCATCTGCACCAGGAGGTCATGCGCATCAATACTGAGACGTTGAGGGCACAGGAGctgaggagggaggaggagaagatggCGGACATGAGAGAAATGGAATACATCAGAAACAAATTG CAACGTGAGGCCGAATATGAAGCGGAACAGAAGAGGATGAAGAGGGAGAAGGAGTTGGAGATCGCCAGGCTGAGAGCTCAGCAGGAGAGGGCGAAAGACCACAAGGCTGATCAG GATGAACTCCGTGCCAAAAGGAACCAGGAGATTGCGGACAGAGAATGGAGAAGGAAGGAGAAGGAGTTGGCTGCCAAGAAGGCTCAGGAGGAGGCCATGCTTCGCGCTGCTCGCCTAGAGCAAGTCCAGCGTAAAGAGCAGCTCCTATCCATGGAGGCTGGCCGAGAGAAGGCTGAGTTTGAGAGGGTTCTAAA GGTTCAGCAAGAGGCGAGTGTCAGacagaaggaggaggacaaaAAGCAGCGTCAGAAAGCGCTGCGCCATGCCGAGGTCATCAGGCAGCAGGTGAAGGAGTTGGAGCAGGCCAACATTGCCAAGCGCAAAGAGACATTTAAGGAGGCGGAGAGACTGAGTGAGGAGGTCCGGCAGCGACGCAAGCGCATCAGTGAAATTAAACAGAAGAAGCTGAAGGAGCTCAA GGCAACGGGGCTCAGTGAGAAGTACTGCGGTGAAGTGGAGAGGAAAGCATGGCTACTTTAA